One stretch of Danio rerio strain Tuebingen ecotype United States chromosome 6, GRCz12tu, whole genome shotgun sequence DNA includes these proteins:
- the cldn10e gene encoding claudin-10 translates to MNIRTMQVWGFLLSVTGWIFVSCSMAMEAWKVAPIGGVGGSNIISVGWHWSSLWRECFTDSASTTRCYDFPVLWAVKGYLQIVRALLMAGMGVGVLAIILSLVGMECTYIGGNDNEKNRSVRAAGICHVSGGLLASAGYAVYAERIYTEYYNPTIAGLQYELGVPLFLGWSGCAVQITGGAFFLVSVSRLSSQTYIHVPTLSVPVVEANALRSSRTNISIISEHSTNSKTSAVSALSSKSEITAVSKAPSKKSRASRSERPSRPRRSDKPRDSVRSEVSESVSFSRSSGTSRQHINNKASSTSRGTSRQFIKSSYL, encoded by the exons ATGAACATTCGTACAATGCAGGTCTGGGGGTTTCTGTTGTCGGTGACGGGATGGATCTTTGTGTCCTGTTCAATGGCCATGGAAGCCTGGAAGGTCGCTCCTATTGGAGGGGTCGGTGGGAGCAACATCATATCGGTGGGCTGGCACTGGTCCAGTCTGTGGAGAGAATGCTTCACCGACTCTGCTTCCACAACCAGATGCTACGATTTCCCCGTGCTGTGGGCTGTCAAAG GTTATCTTCAGATCGTGAGAGCTCTGCTGATGGCCGGCATGGGTGTCGGAGTTCTCGCTATTATCCTCAGCCTTGTAGGGATGGAGTGCACCTACATCGGAGGAAACGACAATGAGAAGAACCGATCTGTGCGTGCAGCAGGCATCTGTCACGTATCAGGCG GTTTGCTGGCGTCCGCTGGTTATGCTGTTTATGCTGAGCGTATTTATACAGAGTATTACAACCCTACAATTGCTGGCTTGCA ATATGAATTGGGAGTTCCGTTGTTTCTTGGATGGTCGGGATGTGCTGTTCAGATCACTGGAGGGGCTTTCTTTCTAGTTTCAGTCTCCAGACTCTCATCTCAGACCTACATTCA TGTGCCGACTCTCAGCGTTCCTGTTGTGGAGGCCAATGCTTTGCGTTCCTCTCGCACAAACATTTCCATCATCTCCGAACATTCCACAAACTCCAAAACGTCAGCGGTGTCCGCGCTCTCCTCGAAGTCTGAGATAACAGCCGTGTCCAAAGCCCCATCAAAGAAGTCTCGTGCCTCCAGAAGCGAACGACCCTCAAGACCTCGACGCTCCGATAAACCGCGAGACTCTGTCAGATCTGAAGTGTCAGAGTCTGTGAGCTTCTCGCGATCCTCAGGAACCAGCAGACAACATATCAACAATAAGGCGTCTTCAACATCCAGAGGTACCTCACGTCAGTTCATTAAGAGCTCTTACCTCTGA